ttatgtttcttggGGAGTGATGGCTTCTTTCTGGCAGAGTGGCGTTTCAGCCAGTGTCGGCACAGgctcatttcactgtggataatgacccACTGTTGACACTAATGacaccagcttcagcagcatcttcacaaggtcttttgcttttgttcttgggttgatctgcacatttcagaccaaatcACGTTCATCTCTGGACAGAACCCATCTCattcctgagcggtgtgatgctggacattcccatggtgttcatacttgtgtataattgtttgagcagatgaatgtggcacctttaGGGATCTGAAAGTTGCACCCAATGATGTACCAGACTTGTTTAAGTCCATAATTCTCTTTCTAGTATTTTGGCTAATTTCCTTTGaaatgatgatgtcacacacaGCAGTTTgttttcaggtgtgccttcaaattcatccacaggtgtgtctctaattaactcaaatgttgtaaaTAAACCTGTCAGAAGCTTCCACAGAGATGACATCATTTGGTTTTCCCCAAATTGCTTAAAAGAAGAGTAATCCTACcatatgtaaacatctgactgaAAAAAtctttctcattattctggcatttagcaaacagaagtaattttggtaatcctaattgacctaaaacaggaaaagtttaatcAGATGGACACAatgattcatctgtgggagctggaatcacactgccaacctgtggttagtggatctgaccgctaaactaatgatgtttttatgttcagAGCGGGATTAGGACTACCACCCTTCAGTggacactttaccaactgagctactgtggccTAACTGATACTTTACACAGTGCAGAGTATACAGTACCACTTAAGTGCTCCTATACCACATTTGGCATGATAAGATGGTGTCAACCACATTTCCAGAGCTGAATGTGTCAAATATTGTTCACTttactattttgtttattgacaatgcaaaataaaacatatcaaaaGGTAATGTGAACAGGAAGTGGAAAAAAACCCACAACAAGCAACAGTATGTTatctttttttccttctttttttaaAGCTTGAAAAGCATTGAGCTTGTGTCAAATGAGAGACAGAACACACCCTCCCCATGCAGCGTATAAACCATGAGCACagccagagcagaggagcagagggagtcACAATCAGAGAGACAACATGGTTTTGGTGAGTAGACAACTTCTTAAACAGTGATGCCAACATGCACACTATTTTTATGTAAGGAGTGACTTTGGTCCATTAGAATCCTCTACACATTGCAATAGAGAATAGACGTATTATGTGGGGCTCTGCAGGTGAAttatgtcctcaaaatgtaaaactaaagtCTTATCAAACCTTACTTCATAGAGGGATGTTAATAGTATGCACGAACCTTTTGTGTGCTATGTACTATAAATGAAATGTGTTAAAAGTGAAAATGCAGAATGTAAAACTTCTCATGTTAAAAATTTGACTTATTTAGTTGAATATTTACTTTTAACCTTTTCTTCTTTcaacacttttgtttatttattcaattagggctgcaactaacaatgACTTTAGTTATTAATTACTCGAGTTGCTTAttactattttacattttggaccttttttgtatattttttttactgtatgaCATAATAAGCTCTGAAGGCAtataataaaaatcacaaaatgttcttttattcccattttgatttaaaacacatgCCTAAAGACCTTTAATACCAAGGAATCCACCATTAGAGTCGTTAAAGTTCAAGTAATTATTAACAATCATTAAACCAGTATTTTTCgtattgtattgtagtattACTTTGATCATTAACCTACATTTCTCTCCCCTGTTGTGTGTCTGCGTAGTTATTCAGGGCTGTATTGCTGCTGGCTCTGCTCGCTGCTCTTCACTGCACAAAATCTCAGAGCATCAAGACCAAAGTTAACAGACGAGGAAAAGGTCGCACCGTGAAGCTGATCCtggacccctccctctcctcacatCTCTTCTCAGACCCCCCAGTGTCCTCCAGCAACACGGCCAACCTGTCAGTGTCTCCATGGGTCTACAGGTAGGACCCTTTGTGTATCCCACCCTCTACTGCAGGGTTTCAGATGCAGTGGTGGGaggaaacaaagtaaaagtagtaaaaactgtacttattaagttattttattttatttatttttttcgtaTCTTTACTTtccttaagtaaattttacaatggatacttttaacttttacttcactacatttgagagcatctGTAACaggattgaaaaataaaaagtacttttcatatgatttgagggttaCCATGTACATAGTACCGTAActtcttgactaaagtttttgagtttaagtttggctttgagcaaacaaaaataaatgcacaaaattcaaacaaaaaatTTATAAATGAATTTGTATACTTGTACTTTTAGAGTAAGATGACATCACATCATTCTATAttaaatacagatgggggcagcttaAATTCATATTGttgaaatgcagatttttgagGGTTTTGTTGTGATACAGGGAGTTCTTGGATCTAGtcaaaaatagaaatgatcaggttcaacatttgtgcatttaccttttgaataatTCATGACAAAGTACGAGTAAGCAAAGTAAGCAATAAGAAAATTTGGCTATTGAGCCAAATTTCTACAATATGAGTGTCAGGATCTCAAGATTTTAGCCAATTTTgtggaacaaaaaacaaagtatcGGATTATAAACAAGATTAGAAAAGGACAACACTGGGTCAAAACCAACAGGTGTAAACCACATGGGCGAGGAGTAATCAAGGTCTGTAGTCGTTATGAATTATCATCACTacaacagttctgtttagctgtgcaaacgactgaaaggtttttattctgcaatcttctcctttaatggtaattttatgatgacaaaagaaacatggactgatgtacttttattagacatagtaaagtgacaggaaagtatttgagaagtggcaggaaatttttttgtaaaataatgggaaagttcttaaactgagcaagacagtgtttaaagagtgcgagagagtttttaaagggtgcaaacgagtgggtgagagagttgcagattgggtgattatttatgttttgatttgtgtgattttaatgtcttttttattctgtaaagcactttgaattaccttgtgtacgaattgtgctatacaaataaacttgccttgccactaACAGCTGCAGGTCCACCCAGGACAGGAacggcaagtttatttgtacagcacaattagTACAGAAAGAACAGtaattaaagtgctttacagaataagaaaaacattaacatcacaatacaaacaaatgaaaacataaataattatcataaaattaatattaaaagagaagagtgcagaaaaaaaaaacctttcagtcatatgcacagctaaacaaaactgttttgagcctggattcaaacattgtcaaagtagaggcctgtctcacatcttcaggacgaCTGTTCTAGGTTTTCGCTGCattaaactgaaatgctgattccccatgtttagtcctgactctgtgcaccagcaggaggccggtccctgaagtcctcagaggttaatatggttcatatggcactaacatgtcagagatgtatttGGTGCTAagacatggagagacttgttcacaagcagagctgctaaAGACACTGACACTGTCCTGCTCTCACTGTGTCAAGGCCCTGAAACTGGCCATGGCAacagctctgttagactttgtattttattttttattctgtagaATGGTATGGCAAGTCTCCTGGATCTAAATGTTAGGGAATGATAATTGCCTTCCAGAGAAAAAGCCCAGATCACAGCTCTAGAATTATTCATGCAAGGCTCATAACTAACTGGCATGGTGTTTGACTATGACCTAAATAAACACTGAtgccattacaacaaaaatgccaGTAACAAATCTAACTTGTATCATTCctttatttagagtttttaatCTTCgcttttatttgcttgttttacaATCTGTTGGCTAAGGATAAGGATAAATCAGATGCTATAAATGTCCTGTGGAGCCAGTCTGCAAATCCAGATGCATATTAGGCCACCATGACCACATCTTTAAACAGTAGTTCTCCCCAATGCCCTCTAGGAGGTGCTATAAGGCCCCCATAGGAAGTGACAGGTACTAACAGTCCTTTATTGCAGCTGTCATCAAGCTTTTAAgtgaatttaataataataataatgatgatgatgatgatgatgatgatgatgatgatgatgatgataatgacgacgacaacaacaacaacaacaataataataatacataacacttgtatagcacttttcatgacactcaaagacgcttcacAAAATTTAaggcagacaaaacacaaatgaaagaaatagagaaaaaaaaaggagatgCAGTTATTTGAACGTAGTCTTGAAGAGTCGGAGTCTTCAGGGCTTTTCTGAAGATGGTGAACATGGATGAGTCTCAGATGTGGTTGGGCAGGGACTTCCAGAGGGtgagagcagcagcagagaagGCCCCGTAGACCTAACCCTTATCACTGTTTTATTCATTCCTACACCTTATCGTGCATTTTGACAACAGCAATTTAGCTTTTGCACTTTACCTCAGAAGAACCCTGTGTTTGTATCTACCTACTGAATTCACACTGGCAAATGTGAAAGTGGCTGCGGTTACATGCACATTCTAAACCTGATTATTAtgcgatttaaaaaaaaagataagacAACAGCAAAATCATCAAGTTTCTTTCTGATCATAGTCCCTCAGATTACTCAGATCAGATTCAGTGGTTTGCAGggcatttaaataatcttaaatgtcTCAAAATCAGATGTTGGCGTGTGAACCTACCTATTGTATTGTCACTACTTGTATTTATTGTACTGgttgtgttttttactgttCTGAGCTACATCTATGATCTGATTTGCCCTGTAAGACAAATTCAGTTATCTGATTCTGATAGTTTGTCAGGTTGAGTTTTATCACTAACAGATCAAATTCTCGTCAATCAACTTTTTTTATTGACCTACTGTTTGAACTGTTTCTGTAGTTCAAATCAACAACTTTTACAGGCGACTACTGTTGTACTTTTGAGATATCCCTGAAtgggcaaaagtcctcaaaatatcacATATTAAACAAGACGTGTTggacaatcaatcaatcaatcaacgtttatttatagagcactttacaacactcaaggtgaccaaagtgctttccagtaaaatcaaattaaaacaagttaaaatcatactaaaacagtaaaataggagaataaaatagaataaagtacattaatataacaaattataaataatgataatgtatcACAACATACTAagtgttgaaagccagtctgaataaatatgttttaagcctggatttaaaaagaccaaagtcagtaatggtgcgcaTATCAGGAGGCAatttgttccagagtttgggcccagcCACAGAGACGCccgatcaccccagtgtttgtatttagttttcagaacttccaaaaggagttgattagatgacctcaaggcccggtttggATTTTGGACCACAAACAGTTCAGCCAGATAGGGCGGggcgaggccattaagaactttaaaaacaaaaagtaacatttttaaatcaaaaagaaaaatctaaaatctaaaagaaacaggaagccaatggagcgaataaaggactggggtgatgtgttggcgtctggatgtgttggttaaaaatcTTGCTGCAGCATTCTGCACAAGTTGGAGGCGCCCCAAggacgactgagagacaccaacataaagtgagttacaataatctattctagagctaataaaagcatgaatcgtTTTCTCAAGATCATTgcgatttaaaaatggcttaacttttgttaaaagacGCAGTTGAAAAAAGCTTGCTCTGACCACACTGTCAATTTGTTTATCAAATTTAAAAGTGTTGTCAAGAATGACCCCGAGATTTTTAGCAGTTGGTCTGAGCCTTGAGGTCAGTGAGCCAAGATTTAAGGGGGCAGAatcaccaaacaaaatatattctgttttttcttcatttaagtGCAGAAAATTTTGTCCTAACCACAACTTGATATCTGCATTACAAGACTCTACGAAGTATGAATGGAACAAAATATTATctctttttccatttatttccaTTCAAATCCTCTATTGTAAATATCTTTTGCATTGCATGTCACTCCTCATAGCTTTACTCAATTTCTGCaaactacatttacatttctacaTTTATTCTGGGTGTTTGTGTTGTGCAGAGAGGATTGTGACCCATCCCGGGTGCCTCAGTGTCTGTACGAAGCAAAATGCCTGACCGCTGGCTGTGTGAACCCCGAGACCGGCCAAGAGGACCTGTCTCTGGAGGCCAAACCCATCCTGTACCAGATCGTGGTCCTGCACAGGTACTGGGCCACCATTATATAGgtcaaaaatgtcacaaaatcacatgtttttaaccatattagaATGAAAACCAGACCTTTTAAAATTGATATAAAAAACCCAACTATTtaaagccttaataaagcatgacaaaagccttaaagggcccatattacgctgttttctgatctatgttataatgttatttcatcatcacaaacagacctggagttgtgttttgcttcattcacatgtttaacacataaaccctgcatatttcggctgagttcttctctcaaactggaaacactgtgttccaccttgcgatttCTCTATGAACTAAAggaaaaatgtagctgttaacttgaaaactaccacttcatgacatcacaaggtggaactgaccattctgagctttggagatatagacaaactaataagaAAGGATTACTcgaacatatgtgaatgaaacaaaacacaactgcaggtacatttttgaggaggtaacagcattataacatgtcttaaaccttacaagagtcaatttcgtgtaatatagaagctttaaactttttgttcattatggTTAATAAGAATGATTCAGCCTTAGTTAACTGTGTTCAATATGAATCAATTCTTTCGTCTGTTTTATTTTGGCTCATTAAGGCATAGTTATTTTAGTATAAAACTATTGTACTAAGGCATTTTCAGTCAGAGAATAAATCAAAATACCTTTACCAATACCATGACCCTCTCTCTACTGTATAAACATCAATGATCATTAATGTTCATTACAGAAAATGAGATTTTGacctagacctgtcacgataattaggatatatgaaagctggaacaatatattttggggctcaatatttatcgtgtgtactgtTTCTTTACagtgtagttattatttatgtaacatgaaaagatttgagctgtagagagttgagTAAACGAATATGTCTTTTAATGATGCTGTATATTTAAACATGAtcttactgggattatcctgctttattgttattgtgtgagtggcataaagtagtttcaatatgatcGTTCATCGCAGTATCTATCTGTGGCAATATACCGTGCTTCATaatgtgttatagtgacaggcctattgtTACTACAGTAGTTACAGTTATTATTTTGTTCACATAATGGTAActctaaaacaaaaaagaaaatgagtaacacaacttaaaagtgcagtttagaCATTATTGCTTGGATTTTAGTATCATTTTTCTCACATTGTACAAATTGCAATGCaaatttttgctttttattccTGATGTATTCCCCTCACTTCACTTTCAGAGTCCAGCGCAAAAAGAAAGTGGCTCGAGGCAGGACGTCCCCACAGGATTTCGACAGGGACAAGAAGAGGTACGACTTCAGACTGAGCACGAAGGTGGTGACTGTGGGCTGCACGTGCATGAGGCCCATCGTGCACACGCAGAACTGATCAGGCCTGGGACAAGACAACGGTGCCGCCCTTGTGGACAGAGTCTTTAATGCTTTTGCACTTTTAGCGTTATTATTAGACTATTTATAAAAGCAGAGCATTTTACATATAATATAACTTTAGGTTCTATTTGGATGCTAAATactgtgactttttttaatttatcatttaaTTTTGTAATGGAATTTCAAAATATCTTTGGTCCAGTTTGGCTTTGTACAGGGACCTTTCTTCATATCAGTtgttactgtattttatttcatcaaCAACAATACCAGACCAAAAGCTAAAgcctgtttttcatgttgtaacaATGTGTTTAGCATAAGGAAGTGAAATGCTGCCCTCTACAGGTTGCATCAAAATTTTGGATTTAAAGGATGTGAAATATGCCATTTAGATTTGTtctcaaaatgtattaaaaaaaaaaagatttaactaATTTCTCTacctgacctttaacttggtcAATCAGGATACTCGGATATTGTAATGTCGTAAAGTGCGTTGTCAGAGATGAGCTTCTGAAATGCATCTCGACTACAGCAAAAACAATAAAGATTATTATAGAGTTGTGTTTAAGTAATAAACAGAGAATCGTGAGACTTGAATCAAGTTGCTTTTACTGACCATGCCAAAACAATTACAGTCAATCGCCTTTAGACaaacagcagatacagacagagcgTTATATTAAACCCACAAAAATCCTCCATACACGGCTCCTAAAGTCAGTATGACTCAGCCAACCTTTCACTATTAGAAATCATACAATCACAGTCACATGCCAAAGCAGAGGAGCTGTCCCAGTTTCACCGTCCAggttataggcgccattttgagtactttttaccGATCAAATGATGTAATATTCTAGTTCGTTGCTATAACTAGGATGCTAATTTTCCATCACTCCTAAAAGCCCCATGGATATTCTGAACGTTCAGGATTTTGTGTCTGCCTTCAGTGTTTGCATATGTGCTTATGACTTGTGCTTAGTGACAAAAAGAGTGCAAACCGTGCCCTAAAATCCTAAACATGCCACTATTTGACACCTACACTTACGGTCTAAAGTCCTTCAGAGCCAGGCTACCCCGGAAACAACAGAATGAAGCAGtacatttgtgcaaaaaaaccccaaaaaactccATAAGCTTTCTTGCATTTTCTTGTGTCGTTAACtgattaataaaacacaaaatacaattcGTCAagatacaacaaaacaaaagaaacagtgCAAGAGTGCGagagtttaaagttcacataaaTTATATAAGGATCAGATAGATACAAAGAAATTAGTGCTTGTGAAACTAAAGACTAAAGTTTGCTAAAGGTACaggatgtaacttttctcgtgaaGCCTCCtcgtctccattgagatgtatTTGCttaacctggaatgttccacagtacgacattaaaAAGCGGTGCACCCCGGCCAAATTACGGTTCATATCTGTTCAGAGAAGACccagctcacagtgagaatacgtgcttttcaaggtattttttgagcaataaaaactgaGCAAAGACAACAActtgtttaatgccaaactgtcgatctccatggagacaggcaggtgtcAGATGccaagttacatagagcacctttaacagACTCAAAGTAGTTAATGATGATTCATAAAATGCGTTTACAAGTCAGACTTCCTGTGTAATATGAGTCAAACTGTAGGAAGAGATGCACATGATCGTCTCTATGGTTTTAAGTTTCAATACGTTTCAATACTAACAAGGCCAATTGTCCATTGCATTATATGACTCTTGACTCTATGActttgttttattgtcatttcaATTGTGAAGAAATTTCACAATGATTTGACACAAACTGATTGAGGCAAGTAAgtatgataaaaataatttgatGGATTCAgaagttttttttgtcaatgcCACTAAGggaattctgttttttttgttttgtttttatgtttttttaaattaaatcctcagtggattttttgttggaaaataaaatcattatcaACCTTACACTTTTGTTCTGAACACATCTGATCACTGGCAAACACGAACTGTCTAAAATATTAACATTCATTGTGATTTCTTTTAcaattttagtacaattttttCCAGCATTTTTTCCCTTGCCAAACAAAAGCATGAAAGAGCACCCTCCCTcatcctttaaaaacacacatttttggcGTAGTTTTGTACAGCTTACTCATTAACATACATCAAATATCAAAAattcttgattttttttgttgttttttttttgtcatgacTGTTTT
This sequence is a window from Periophthalmus magnuspinnatus isolate fPerMag1 chromosome 24, fPerMag1.2.pri, whole genome shotgun sequence. Protein-coding genes within it:
- the il17a/f3 gene encoding interleukin 17a/f3, producing the protein MVLLFRAVLLLALLAALHCTKSQSIKTKVNRRGKGRTVKLILDPSLSSHLFSDPPVSSSNTANLSVSPWVYREDCDPSRVPQCLYEAKCLTAGCVNPETGQEDLSLEAKPILYQIVVLHRVQRKKKVARGRTSPQDFDRDKKRYDFRLSTKVVTVGCTCMRPIVHTQN